The following coding sequences lie in one Phaenicophaeus curvirostris isolate KB17595 chromosome 5, BPBGC_Pcur_1.0, whole genome shotgun sequence genomic window:
- the SIX1 gene encoding homeobox protein SIX1, with amino-acid sequence MSMLPSFGFTQEQVACVCEVLQQGGNLERLGRFLWSLPACDHLHKNESVLKAKAVVAFHRGNFRELYKILESHQFSPHNHPKLQQLWLKAHYVEAEKLRGRPLGAVGKYRVRRKFPLPRTIWDGEETSYCFKEKSRGVLRDWYAHNPYPSPREKRELAEATGLTTTQVSNWFKNRRQRDRAAEAKERENTENNNAATNKPNQLSPLDGSKPLLSSSEEEFSPPQSPDQNSVLLLQGNLSHARSSGYSLSGLAASQTPHSLQGHQLQDSLLGPLTSSLVDLGS; translated from the exons ATGTCGATGCTGCCGTCGTTCGGCTTCACGCAGGAGCAGGTCGCCTGCGTCTGCGAGGTCCTGCAGCAAGGGGGGAACCTGGAGAGGTTGGGGCGCTTCCTCTGGTCCCTGCCGGCCTGCGACCACCTGCACAAGAACGAGAGCGTCCTCAAGGCCAAGGCCGTGGTGGCTTTCCACCGCGGCAACTTCCGAGAGCTCTACAAGATCCTCGAGAGCCACCAGTTCTCCCCCCACAACCACcccaagctgcagcagctctggctcaAGGCTCATTACGTGGAGGCCGAGAAGCTGCGGGGCCGCCCGCTGGGCGCCGTGGGCAAGTACCGCGTGCGGCGGAAATTCCCGCTGCCCCGCACCATCTGGGACGGCGAGGAGACCAGCTACTGCTTCAAGGAGAAGTCGCGGGGCGTGCTGCGGGACTGGTACGCCCACAACCCCTACCCGTCCCCCCGCGAGAAGCGGGAGCTGGCCGAGGCCACCGGGCTCACCACCACCCAGGTCAGCAACTGGTTCAAGAACCGGCGGCAGCGGGACCGAGCGGCCGAGGCGAAGGAAAG ggagaacacagaaaacaacaacGCGGCCACCAACAAACCGAACCAACTGTCGCCTCTGGATGGGAGCAAACCCCTCCTGTCCAGCTCCGAGGAAGAGTTTTCTCCTCCCCAAAGCCCCGATCAGAACTCggtcctgctcctgcaggggaaCCTCAGCCACGCCAGGAGCTCCGGCTACTCCCTGAGCGGCTTAGCCGCATCCCAGACCCCTCACagcctccagggccaccagctccAGGACTCGCTGCTGGGACCCCTCACGTCCAGCCTGGTGGATCTGGGATCCTAA